A genome region from Candidatus Woesearchaeota archaeon includes the following:
- a CDS encoding MYG1 family protein, with product MRFFIEEGTRQAKQETNQRQKHINPRQTTQARSAKPAYTHQNMHIATHDGPFHADETLAIATLKLLHPDCTITRTRNPAVYNQANVRIDVGGAYNPQTGDFDHHQRGGAGARTNGIPYASAGLIWKHFGHQLTTKEEHERVDLRLFCPIDAGDNGVSLCQPTRQDILPYELFKAIETLVPPWTTSTPEQLDAAFHQAVFFMQTLLKAELAHAKSYIASRAIVLTALKNQPGPILVLPEPCEWEDWVIQHPEKLFVIKPNKDKTAWFIRAVPKKQYCFENRKDFPLSWAGLSGKALEKASGVKGATFCHNNRFLAVATTKEAARQLAEKALHN from the coding sequence TTGCGGTTTTTTATTGAGGAGGGAACCCGGCAGGCAAAACAAGAAACAAATCAGAGACAAAAACATATAAACCCCCGCCAGACAACACAAGCCCGATCAGCCAAACCCGCCTACACACACCAAAACATGCATATCGCAACCCATGATGGACCCTTCCACGCAGACGAAACCTTAGCCATAGCAACGCTCAAACTCCTCCACCCTGACTGCACCATCACGAGAACACGAAACCCAGCCGTCTACAACCAAGCAAACGTGCGCATAGACGTTGGCGGCGCGTACAACCCACAAACAGGCGACTTCGACCACCACCAACGCGGCGGTGCAGGCGCCAGAACAAACGGCATCCCCTATGCTTCAGCCGGACTGATCTGGAAACACTTCGGGCACCAACTTACAACCAAGGAAGAACATGAACGCGTAGACCTCCGCCTCTTTTGCCCTATTGACGCAGGAGACAACGGCGTCTCCCTCTGCCAACCAACACGACAAGACATCCTCCCCTATGAACTGTTCAAGGCCATTGAAACCCTCGTGCCGCCATGGACAACCAGCACACCAGAACAACTAGACGCTGCATTCCACCAAGCCGTCTTTTTCATGCAAACCCTCCTCAAAGCAGAACTAGCCCACGCAAAGAGCTACATCGCGTCACGCGCCATCGTGCTCACAGCACTCAAAAACCAGCCAGGACCGATCCTTGTCCTCCCGGAACCCTGCGAGTGGGAAGACTGGGTCATCCAACATCCCGAGAAACTCTTCGTCATCAAACCAAACAAAGACAAAACAGCCTGGTTCATCAGGGCGGTGCCCAAAAAACAGTACTGTTTCGAGAACCGCAAAGACTTCCCACTCTCTTGGGCGGGCCTGAGCGGGAAGGCATTGGAAAAAGCAAGCGGCGTCAAAGGAGCAACCTTCTGCCACAACAACCGCTTTCTCGCTGTCGCGACGACAAAGGAAGCAGCACGCCAACTTGCAGAAAAAGCACTCCACAACTGA
- a CDS encoding DNA-directed RNA polymerase subunit H, whose protein sequence is MVKEEAFRVEEHVLVPKHEKISEAEKKKVLEEHNITVHDLPKILRSDPAIAHLDCKEGDVIRIRRKSLTAGESVFYRGVIDG, encoded by the coding sequence ATGGTAAAAGAAGAAGCGTTCCGTGTTGAGGAGCACGTCCTCGTTCCGAAGCATGAAAAAATTTCTGAGGCTGAAAAGAAGAAGGTGTTGGAGGAGCATAACATTACCGTTCATGACTTGCCGAAGATCTTGCGTTCGGATCCCGCGATTGCTCATCTTGATTGTAAAGAGGGCGATGTAATTCGTATTCGAAGGAAGAGTTTAACGGCTGGCGAGTCCGTGTTTTATAGGGGTGTTATTGATGGTTGA